From the Streptomyces sp. NBC_01216 genome, the window CAGATCGCGCTGCACATCCACGTGCCGTACGGGCGCAACGCCCACCACATCGTGGAGTGCCAGTTCAAGGCGCTCGCCCGGGCCCTGCGCTACGCCTCCGAGCGCGACCCGCGCGCCGCGGGCATCCTGCCGTCCACGAAGGGCGCGCTGTAACTCCATGAACGGCCTCTCCACCGTCCTCATCGTCGTCGGCCTCTTCCTCGCGGGCGGCGTGTACTCCTTCTCCAAGCAGAAACTGCCCAAGGGCGTGATCGCCGTCCTCGCCATCGGGTCCGCGATGTGCCTGGCCGCCGGTGTCCTGCGGATTCAGGGGATCTGGGAATGAGCACTCCGAAGAAGGTCGTGGTCTTCGACTACGGCTTCGGCAACGTCCGTTCCGCCGAGCGCGCCCTGGCGCACGTCGGCGCGGACGTCGAGATCACCCGCGACTACGACCGGGCCATGAACGCCGACGGACTCCTGGTCCCCGGCGTCGGCGCCTTCTCCGCCTGCATGCAGGGCCTGAAGGAGGCGCGAGGCGACTGGATCGTCGGCCGCCGGCTCGCCGGCGGACGCCCCGTCATGGGCATCTGCGTCGGCATGCAGATCCTCTTCGCCCACGGCATCGAGCACGGCGTGGAGACCGAGGGGCTCGACGAGTGGCCCGGTACGGTCGAGCCCCTGAAGGCCCCGGTCGTGCCCCACATGGGCTGGAACACGGTCGAGGCGCCCGAGGACAGCGAGCTGTTCGCCGGGCTCGACGCCGACGCCCGGTTCTACTTCGTGCACTCCTACGCGGTGCGCGAGTGGACGCTGGAAGTCGGCAACGTCAACATCCGCGCCCCCAAGGTCACCTGGGCCACCCACGGCGAAGCCTTCGTCGCAGCCGTCGAGAACGGCGCCCTGTGGGCCACCCAGTTCCACCCCGAGAAGTCCGGCGACGCCGGAGCCCAGCTCCTCACCAACTGGATCGAGACCCTCTGATCATGGCTCAGAAGCTTGAACTCCTCCCCGCCGTCGACGTCCGCGACGGCCAGGCCGTCCGCCTGGTGCACGGCGAGTCCGGCACGGAGACCTCCTACGGCGCCCCGCTGGAGGCCGCCC encodes:
- the hisH gene encoding imidazole glycerol phosphate synthase subunit HisH; the encoded protein is MSTPKKVVVFDYGFGNVRSAERALAHVGADVEITRDYDRAMNADGLLVPGVGAFSACMQGLKEARGDWIVGRRLAGGRPVMGICVGMQILFAHGIEHGVETEGLDEWPGTVEPLKAPVVPHMGWNTVEAPEDSELFAGLDADARFYFVHSYAVREWTLEVGNVNIRAPKVTWATHGEAFVAAVENGALWATQFHPEKSGDAGAQLLTNWIETL